In Vibrio quintilis, the DNA window TATTCCAGTATCCCTGTGCAACACTGTCACCACTCACCCATATTTCACCAATCTGACCTTCAGCCTGAATCTGTTTGGTTTCCGGATGAACAATAACAATCCGATGCCCCGGGGCAACCCGGCCACAACTCACCAAACGCTGCATTTTTTGCCGACTCTCCTGCGACTGGGAGTATTCATCCAGCTGATAAACATCCGAATCAGGGATCTCGCAAATAACCGGCACTTCTTCATCGGTTGATGAAGAGACCATCAGCGTGGTTTCAGCCATACCATAGCAGGGCGTCATTGCTGCCGGGCTGAACCCATAGGGAGCCAGAAACCGGGTAAAAGCATCAATTGTTTCCGCCTGAACAGGCTCCGCTCCGTTTCCGGCCCATTTCCAGTGAGAAAAATCCAGCCCTTGCAGTTTTTCAGGGGAAACTTTATCCACACATAAGTCATAGGCAAAATTCGGGACCGTCGAGAAAGCACAGTGATAATCAGACATCAGTTGAAGCCAGCGGACCGGACGCTGAATAAAAGATAAAGGCGGCATGAAAACATAATGGCCGCCAAGGGCACTTGCATGAAGAATATGACCAATCAATCCCATATCATGAAACTGAGGCAACCATCCACCAATACGGACATGCTCACCGGTTCCAAATGTATCCCGGATAGCAATAATATTCGCCAGTAAGTTGCCATGAGAGACCATGACCCCTTTGGGTGAAGCCGTCGAACCCGAGGTATACTGAATGAATGCTATATCTTCCCTTTTCACTTCCGGGAATAAATCAGCTGAAATACACATGTCTTCTGATTCAAAAGATAACCATTCAACCTCAGGACAATCCAGTTTGGACATCATGCTATCTTTCAGCTCTGCCGTTGTGAGCACGGCACTGGCACCAGCATCACGGATAATATCTCTGAGACGCATCAGATGATGGCTGTTACGTGACAAATTACCGGGAATCGCCACCACCCCTGCATAAAAGCAGCCATATAATGCGTACATAAATTCCAGCCCGGCCGGATATAGCAAAATCGCATTTTTTCCTGCCAGTCCCCGCTTTACCAGTGAATAAGCAATTTTTCGGGCTTGTTCATCCAGAGTCCGGTAATCCGTGACAACCTTTCCCTGCGGTTTACCTCCGGGCAAAAAAGTATAAGCCAGCGCATTCGGATGCGTATTTCTGTAGCCAGTCAGACAGTCCAGAATTGTCGACGCATGATCAATAAACATGGCTCAGCTCCTCATTCTCCTGAGTTTTTGCCGGAGAGATACTCAGTAAAAAACCGACTTCTTTTGCGATTGAATCAACCAAATGTTTCACATCGCTTTCAGTCGTTGCGTATCCAAAACTAATCCGTATTGCCCCATCAATTTGCTGCTCAGGGATACCCATTGCTTTCAAAACATGAGAATGTCTTTTCTCTTTGTTATTACTGCATGCGGACCCGAGGGAAACACAGATACCATGACAAAGGTCCAGTCGGGTGGCTAAAGATTCTCCCCGGATACCGGACAGACTCAGATTTAACGTCCATGGTGCCTGATATTCCGGATTTGATGCGCCGATCACCCTGGCAGATAAACCATGCTGGTGTATCAGTGATAATGCCAACGATCTTAATTCAGCAAATTGTTTGAGTTTTTCATCCCGCCAGGATTCACACTCCTCGACAGCAGCTTTCAATGCGGCGATACCAACCGTATTTTCTGTACCACTTCGCATGCCGTTTTCCTGCCCTCCGCCAGCAAACAGTGGCAACAAACGACAGGATGTCTGGCAATATAGTCCGCCAATCCCCTTAGGTGCATAAAATTTATGCCCTGAAAAAGCGACAGTCTGCGCCCCAAGTTCAGACAAATCCAGCGGGATTTTTCCAACAGCCTGAACCGCATCAACGTGAAAATGGATGCCATGCGCCTGAGCCAGTTTTGCAACCGGCCCGACAGGCTGAATCACACCCGTTTCGTTATTGACCGCCATAAGCGTGATCAAACACGTCTCGCTGATGATCTCATTCTCAACAGAACTGAGCGTAATCCGCCCTTCCGCATCAGGATTAATAAAACTGACCTTGAGACCATGTCTCCGCTCATAACAGCGCAACAATTCAATCATGGAAGGATGCTCTATCGCAGAACAAATCACATGCTGACGACACAGCTGATCCGGCTCGTATTGATCCAGGACACCTCTGACCGCCAGATTGTTACTTTCTGTCCCTCCGGAAGTAAATATGATTTCTTCGGGGGTACAACACAAAAACTGTGCAACTTTTTTCCGGGTTTCAGAGATCAGGGTTTGAACCGGTGAACTCAATGAGTACCGGCTGGAAGGATTACCAAATAACCCGAAAGCCTCTGACACAGCCTGCTGTACGCCCGGAGAAACCGGAGTTGTTGCATTAAAGTCAAAATAACCGTTCATGCCACCTCCATTGATTTCAGTTGCTGAAACAGTTCATTGAGCATATCGAGGCAATGCTGTTGCGACGGTTCAAGCTCACCGAGTAACGCGCTGATAGCGTGTTCCTTTAGTTCCGTCAGGCTGTCAACGGAGCGGCCTTCAACATAACTGCAAAAAGCATTTGCCATTGCCAGTGACGTAGCACACCCCCATGCCCGGAAACGGGCCTGAATAATTTGAGCGTCTTTCCCGGAAGCAGCAAACTTGAGGTCAATATTCACTTTATCACCACAAACCGGATTCCCTAATGCCAGCGTAGTATCCGGATCAGCCAGTTCCCCCTGATGAGTCGGAGAGCTAAAATGTTGAACAAGAATTGAATTAAACATTAGATTTACTCCATGAAATCAAAATCATGCCAAATGACTGTGAACTACTGCGCAACAGGACAGACCGAATCTTCGTCTTCAGCCGCCATTTTTCTTTCAAGGTTCACAGCGCAACATCCAAATTCTTTCGCTTTAGGAGCCCGCATCACATATTGCATCCGCTGAGCATTCCGATGATCAAACGTTTCATCTTTCCGGAGATAAATCATATCTTCTGTCAGCAACATCCCCGGTGTTGCGCGGGAGAGCGGATCAAGAATGACCAGCTGGCCGGTTTCACCATCCGGAACTTCTTTGCTGAGATCATTCGGATCCCGGACAGAAAAGTGGACATACGGCGGAATAATTTTCTGATTAAATTCATTCTCAATCGCAAGCATACTGGCTTCAACCAAACCATACATATCCCGGATATTGGTTGCCGGAACACCTAAATAAGTTTCAACTTCAGCATTAAACTCACGGCGTGAAATCATCTGACCGGTAAATCGTTTCCAGCCTCCCAGCGTAATAATCATGCTGTCTTTATCGAGTTGAAGCGGTTGATTAATCGCTTTCAGGTAACTGGTTAAACGATGAATCAAAAAAGGAGGACCAATCAAATGCCGGGTGAATTTATTTTTCCACTGAGAAAGTTGTTCAATGGAATCTTCAGGTGAAAAGCGCTCGTTTTTCACCATAAAGCGGTGGGTATCCAACAATCCGGTCAGGAAATTAAATGCTTTCACCATCCCCATTTCAGGGATTTCTTCTGTTGAAGGACAAACACATAATCCGGCACCTTTTGAAAGGTTAAACATTTCACGGTACATCGCATAAATACCAATGACAGCATTATCCATGGTTTCGCTGCAACGACGGGCAACACTTGGAATACCACTGGTTCCGGTTGAGCGCATTTCATGTTCAATTTCATTCAAGGGCTTCGTCAGCAATTTATGACTGTCAGCAGATTTAAATGTATGGACAGGAATCACGGGAATTTTAATCAGATCCGAAAAGCTCTGAATATCATCAGGTGTTACTCCTTTTTCATCACATTGACCGCGATAGAATGAATTATTTTCGTAATGAAATGAAAAACTGTCTTTTATCAGTAAAGTTTTGAGTGTTTGTTGCTGATCTGTGCTTAAAGAAAATAACATTCCCAGATCTGAGGCCAGCCATTTTACGGAATCTCCTCCTAATTCTTTCAGCTGGTTATATATATTGACAATATCCATATAAGCTCCTTTTCTTCTTGAAATAAAAGTAAAAAAACTATCTTATTCATCTCAAGGAGCTATCTCTTGAATAAACTGGCTAATTATATACCCAAGCAACCTGAAGATGCATGATTCAGCGTGCAGCCGAAAGGTACAGTTCAAGGAAAGGGAATGCGGGAATCTACCCACCTTTCAAATTATCCTGACGCAGAGCACAAAAAAGGGACGCCGAAGCGTCCCTTTTTCATCAGATTTTTGCGTATTAAGCACGGCGTGCCGGACGGCTGTGTCCACGCTCTCCGCGATAAGAGCCACGATTGTCGCCACCCCGGTTGCGGTCAAAGCGACGTTCGCCACCTTCACGGTTACCACTTTCACGGTGACCACCTTCACGGTTACCACCACCGAAATGACGTCCGTCACGACGGCCACCAGATGAGTTGCCATCACGACGACCACCACCACGTGATTCACGGAAGTCATTGAAATCACAAACAACTGCACCAACATTCTTCTGACGAATGCGCAGCTTGCTCAGCTTACGTGAAACATCTGAAGACATGGTTTTTGGCAGCTGGACAAATGTATGTTGAGGTGCCAGTTTGATTGCACCGATAGAACCTTTGGTTAAACCAAGTTCGTTTGCCAGTGCGCCAACGATATCTTTTACCTGAACGCCCTGCTCACGACCAACCTGCAGCTGGTAAGTTTCCCAGTCACCCTGCGCGAAAGTACGGCCTTTTTTGCCATCTCTGCCACCATTTTCTCTTCTTTCACGGCGACGCACTTTTTCACGCTCGATTTCCGCAATCATCGGATCTTCGCCGATGTAGAATAAAGGACGCTTACCCTGTTGACGTTTCAGTAACATCGCCGCCAGAGTTGCTGCATCGATATCCAGTTTCTCTCTGAGTGTTTCAACCAGAGATTCAAAACGATCCAACACTTTATGTTCTTTTTCGGCATCCAGTTCTTCGCTCAGTTTCACCAGACGCGCTTCTGCGACTTTGTCGCGGTGCGGCAGCTGAATTTCTTCCATTGAAGAACGGGTCACGCGCTCAATCGTCCGCAGCATGCGAATCTGATTGGTACGAACCAGCAGGATCGCTTTGCCTTTTCTTCCGGCACGACCGGTACGGCCAATCCGGTGAATATAAGATTCAACATCGAAAGGAATGTCGTAGTTAAATACATGAGTAATCCGTGGCACATCAAGACCACGCGCTACAACGTCGGTTGCAACCAGAATATCGGTGACGCCTTTTTTGATATGCTCAACCGTGCGCTCACGCAGCGACTGAGGGATATCACCGTGCAGCGCTGTCGCTTTAAAGCCACGGGAAGAGAGCCAGTCCGCCAAACGTTCCGTATCCTGACGGGTACGGACGAATACGATCGACGCATCCGTTTCTTCCGTTTCCAGCAGACGAGCCATCGCTTCATCTTTTTCTACGCCCTTCACCACCCAGAATTGCTGCTCAACTTTTTCAACAGTCTGGTTTGTGCCTGCCACATCAACTTTCGCCGGATCACGCAAAAAGCGCTCAACAATGTTTTTCACCATCGGTGGCATTGTTGCAGAGAACAGAACGCGCTGTGCTGATTCCGGTGCCTGCTCCATAATCCAGGTCACATCGTCAACAAAGCCCATTTTGAGCATTTCGTCCGCTTCATCCAGAACAAAAGTATGACACTCATCTAAATGCAGACGATCGCGGCTGATTAAATCTTTAACCCGGCCCGGCGTACCAACAACAATATGTGCGCCAGTTCTGAGTGCTCTCATTTGATCAACGATAGAAGCACCACCGTAGATTTCAAGCACCTTCAGGCCTTTGATGTTTTTACCCAGATTTTTGATTTCAGCAGCGACCTGAATTGCCAGTTCGCGGGTAGGCGCCATCACGATGGCTTGTGGTTTGTATTGATTCAGATCGAGTTTATTCAGTAAAGGCAAAGAAAACGCCGCGGTTTTACCCGTACCAGTCTGTGCTTTACCCAGTGCATCACGTCCTTCCAGCAGGTAAGGAATGGCTGCAGCCTGAATCGGCGTCGGGGAGACAAAACCCATTCCATCCAGAGCAGAAAGAATTTCGTCAGTTAAAGACAGATCGCGGAATTGAATTTGATTTTCTTGCATGGGGATCCCAGTCAGTAAAATAAATAACACATAGCCCCATACGCTTTACCCATTCTCACCCGGTTAAGGATAGATTCCTTTCTGTAGTTACTTAAGATTTAACTTCGTCTGAAAGCGGCAAGGGACATAAACAGGGTGCGGATTATTCCCTAAACGCATAAAAAAAGCCAGAAAAAATTGAAATTCATCACATATTTTTCGAAATTAAAGCGCCGGATATTCACTGTTTATCATAAAAATGACAAGAATCAATGCTAATTGCCAGTCCCGTATATACCCAAGCAACCTGAAGATGCAGGGTTCAGGTTGTTTGGGTATAAAACGCGTCTCTCCAATTCATCATCCGGTAACTGATACATCCGATGATAGTCAGGAACATGGATATACTTTCATCCAATTACCAGTTACTATGTGGCACAGTATAAAGAGTAGTAACAATACCCCAACTCAAACGCCCTGTATATCCAGTCTCATTTTGGGGCGGAATTTGGGGGAGATTTTGGGGAATGGCAGTTTCCCTATATAAGTCAAAGGTTTAATTTATAAAGATGTTTTCAGATAACCCGCTATTAGCCCAACTCAAACAACAAATTCAGGAAAATCTGCCTAAGAAAGAAGGCGTGATTAAAGCAACCGATAAAGGGTTCGGTTTTTTGGAAGTTGACAGTAAAACCAGCTTCTTTATTCCGCCACCGTATATGAAAAAATCAATGCACGGTGACAAAGTGGTTGCGATCATCCGTACGGAAAAAGAACGTGAAGTTGCTGAACCACAGGAGCTGCTTGAACCTTCTTTAACCCGCTTTATCGGCCGGGTAAAGCTCTATAAAGGAAAACTGAATGTTGCACCGGATCATCCGCAACTGAAAAAACAGCCATTAAAAGCAAAAGCAAAGAAAGGGGTGAATCCGGAACAGTTTGCGGAAGGGGACTGGGTTGTCGCCCACCTGACCCGCCACCCACTGAAAGGTGATAACGGCTTTTTCGTTGAAATCAGTGAGAAAATTACTGACGCGAATGACAAGATTGCGCCGTGGTGGGTGACGCTGGCAGAAAATGATTTACCGAATCATGAACCTGACGGCATTGAGAACTGGGAACAGAAAGATGATGCAGAACTGGCGCGGGTTGATCTGACAACAACACCCTTTGTCACCATCGATGGTGAATCGACCAAAGATATGGATGATGCTCTGTTTGCCAAACGTAAAGACAATGGTGACTTTGAGCTGACCATTGCGATTGCTGATCCAACAGCTTATATCACACCGGATGATTCAATGGATAAAGTGGCCCGTGAGCGCGGCTTTACCATTTATCTGCCGGGCCGCAACATTCCGATGCTGCCTCGTGAACTGGCCGATAACCTCTGTTCACTGATCGAAGGCGAAATCCGCCCGGCACTGTGCTGTACAGTGACAATCGCACAGGACGGCACCATTGGCGATGATATCAGTTTCTTTGCTGCCAATATCAAATCACACGCGCGGCTGGTTTACGATCATGTCTCCGACTGGCTGGAAAATGGGACTTCAGATGCCTGGTCGCCGGATGAAACCATCTCACAGGTGGTCCGTGACCTGTATGATATGTCGAAAGCCCGTTCCGGCTGGCGTGAAACCCACGCTGTCGTTTTCCCGGATCGCCCGGATTATCGTTTTGAGCTGAGCGAAGATAACGATGTGATTGCAATTCATGCAGATTTACGCCGCAGTGCAAACCGTCTGGTTGAAGAAGCGATGGTGACGGCCAACGTTTGCGCCGGAAAAATTCTGAAAGAAAGTTTCAATACCGGTGTCTTCAACACACACGCGGGCTTTAAACCGGAAAAAATCCAGGATGTGGTCGGGCTGGTGACAGAGCACGGTCTGGAAGGACAAACACCCGAAACCCTGGCAACGCTGGATGGCTTCTCTGCTTTACGTCGCTGGCTGGCCGCACAGGACACCATGTATCTGGATAACCGGGTGCGCAAATTCCAGAGTTACAGTGAGATCTGTAACCAGCCTGCGCAGCATTTCGCTATGGGGCTGGATGTTTACGCCACATGGACTTCTCCGATTCGTAAATATGGTGATATGATCAATCACCGTTTGCTGAAATCTCACATCATGGGCAAAGCACCGATTCAGACACCAGATGAACAGGTCGGCGAAGAATTGTCACTGCACCGCAAACATCATAAAATTGCAGAGCGCAACGTCAGTGACTGGCTGTATGCCCGCACACTGGCAGAAGAGCCGCAGAAACAGACACAATATCAGGCAGAAATTTTTGATATTAACCGGGCCGGACTCAGGGCCAGACTGCTGGAAAACGGCGCGACAATCTTTATTCCGGGCGCACTGATTCTCGATAATAAAGAGCGAATCAGCTGTAACGGCGATAGTGGTCAGGTGATGATCGATAACGATGTCATTTTCAGACTGGGCGATGTATTGCCGGTCGTATTGACAGAAGTTAATCAGGAAAACCGGAATATTGTGGCGAAACCCGTTGAAACTTTCGGTGAAACCAACGCAGAAAAAGTGACAGAGTAACAAATTTTTATCAGTTTACATGTCTGTTGACCCGGAGTGAATCCGGGTCTTTTTTTCTGCCCACACATTCTTCATTCTCAACCGCTCAAAATATTTCCTTTTGGAAAAATAAAGTCACTCTCGCAACTTCAACGCCCAGCTTTCGGATACTGGTCAGATTAAATACATGTCGCTCATCCTGCCGGTACAGCCAATCATCAAATGAAACTGTGGTTTCACTGTCTTCACCGTGTTTGAGCCGGAAATCATATTGCCAGCGTAACGCGTTTCCACTTTCCTGACCGGTGGCTACGCCAATAATATCATCAGCGGTTCCACGGTAACGGCCTTCCGGCAAACGTTGTATCGTCCATACCCGGGTCTCTTTTTCGCCATCATCGTAAACAAACTGCTCATCCAGCACCAGGGTATCGCCGTTAACTGTCCCCTGCAGAGATACATAAAACCGCCGGGTCTGTTTGTTGGTATAATCCTGCACCATGCCCCAGGCGAGTGTTTCTCCTTCAAAGTACTGAAACAGGTCAAAGGCCGGAGACCGGGACTGATAATCTTTCAGATCTGCCGAACATCCGAAAACAACCCATGCAAACAGAACCACGACTGCCCACTGAAGCTTTTTCATCCATCTTGCCCGGTTCATCCGGCGAACGGCTTTCCGTCTCACTGACTGCATCATCACACTCCTCCGATTAATTGTTGCCGAAGCCGCGGGTATTCCGTCTCAGGTGACAGCCAGATCGAAATAAACGCATTACTGAATAGCGGCTCTTTTATTTCCCCCAGAGACTGCCAGTCAGCCTGTGTTCTTTTACGGAAGAAAAAACCGCCCTGCTGATTGTGAATCACAAAGCTCAATTCATCCCCTTCACTGACGGAAGGATAAATTTCCGCCAATACTTTACTCCACTGCTCAATATCTGTTTGGGCGTATCCCAGATGAAGCCACTGTTCCTGCGTCGCTTCTAACAGATCTTCGGCATCAATTGAGCGGCGGTAAGTAATCTTCAGTACCAGATTTTGATCCACCGGTCGCTGATTCTCCTGATAGCGACCACTTTCACTCCGCAGTTCTGAGGTATACACATCAAACACAAACCAGCGTAATTCAGCCTTTCCCACCGCGGGCCACTGTTTCCAGTCTTTTACCCCGGCCCCTTGTCCGGCATCCGCTGCATGATCAATCATGTCACTGAGCTGTACCGTACCAGCAAAGGCTGTACCTGTATAAACAAACCCGCCACTAATCAGCAGACTGGCGACGCTCATCAACACATAAGCTGTCACTTTGGTCCGCATAAATTTTAAGTACTGCATAGATGATGACTCCCCATTCCAGCCAGAGAATACTTAACGTCAACGGCAGTGAGTAGCTAAACCCGACCGCACTGAGTTTCATCCCGGCATAGTAACTCGCCATGCCGGAACAGGCACCAGACATGATGACAAACGGCAATGGCCATTTTGTCAGGACAGGCACCAGATAGCCGCTATAACAGGCAAATGCAACCCACAACGCCGCAAGCCAGCCGGGAAATCCGGTGGTAGTAAAGACCAAAACACCAAATACAATATTCAGCCCATCGATCATCAGGCCCATCGCCAGCACCCGTCGTCCGGTTAACAGTACCGCTTTGCGGTATCGCCACAGCCATAACACGGCGATCACCAAAAATACCCACAACGCGTTTTGCCAGCGTGACTGTCCCAAGACAGCAAGCAGCCATACACCCTGAAAAATCAATGAGACCAGAATAAGCTCTGGCGTTTTAACCGGCTTCATTTTTGTTTCTCAAATGTCATTTGCACTGTACTGATCCCGCGGGATAAAAATCCGCCCTCACAGTAGCAAAGATAGTACCGCCACATCCGGATAAACGATTCGTCATAACCTAACGCTCTGACATCATCAAGACGCGATTCAAACCGCATCCGCCAGTGTTGAAGCGTTGTCGCATAGTCCAGACCAATATCCTCAATATCCCGCACCACCATCCGGCTGTACCGGGTCATCTGTGCCAGTAAGGCAGTCACCGAAGGAAGAAAACCACCGGGAAAAACATATTTCTGGATAAAATCCACATTGCGCGCATAATAATCCAGCCGCTGGTCAGCAATCGTGATCATTTGTATCGCCATCAGCCCGCCCGGTTTGACCAACGCATTACATTGCTCAATAAAAACTGGCAGATAAGCTTTGCCAACAGCTTCGATCATTTCAATAGAAACCAGCTTATCAAACTGTCCGATCAGGCAACGGTAATCCTGTTTGAGCAGCGTCACTTTATCTTCCAGTCCTGCGGCTTTAACCGCGGCTTTGGCATAATCATACTGCGCATCAGAAATCGTGGTCGTCGTGACCCGGCAGCCATAATGCTTTGCCATATAAACCGCCATCGCGCCCCACCCGCTGCCAATTTCAAGCACATGGTCACTTTTCTTCAGTTGCAACTGTTCACACAAGCGCCACATTTTATTTTCCTGTGCATCTTCGAGTGACGCTTTGTTGTGCAGAAAAATCCCGCTTGAATACAACATTTGTTTATCCAGAAACAGCTGGTACATCTCATTACCCAAATCATAGTGGGCGTGAATATTCTCTTTTGCCCGGGTGACAGAGTTATCTCTCAGCCAGTGCGCCACTTTATACAGCCGGGTCACCCACCATGACGATCGATCTTCAAATGCATCAAGGGCATTGAGATTTTCCGCCATCAGCTGCATGACAGCTGTCAGATCATCCGCTTCCCACCAGCCATCAATATAAGCTTCCGCAGCGGCAATGCTGCCGCCTTTCAAGACACGTTTGTATAAACCGGGATGATCCACATAAATATGGGCTTGCAAAGGTTGGTTGTGGGCATCACCAAATACAATCTGATCGCCGTGTCCGGACGGTGCAAAAGTCTCTTCAATGACCAGGGAGCCGGTCTGAATCTGCTCAAGACAACGAAAAAGAATTGCTTTAGCGCCGGAATCAGTTCCGGACATTGCCTTACCCGATATTAACGTCTCTGTCATATCACGCTCCTCCATGTTTTCGGGGATGGTCATACACCGGAGCACCTTTCCGCCACAAACGAAAGGCATGCCAGTAAATCCCCCATAATATTTTCAGTGAAACAATCGGTGTTTTTGCCAGTAAACTCAGAAATTTTTTATCCGAAAATTCAATGGCTTTCATATTCAGTGTTGCATCAAATACAGTTTGTTCCCGGATACATTCAAGATGCACCCGCAGTGTCCGGCCCGGTGCTTTCAGCCGCCAGCGGTAAGTCTGATCAACCGGGTTAAATGGCGACACATGAAATGCTTTGGGGTGACAAATATGTTGCGTGTCCTCAGAGCCGGTAT includes these proteins:
- a CDS encoding SAM-dependent methyltransferase, which encodes MTETLISGKAMSGTDSGAKAILFRCLEQIQTGSLVIEETFAPSGHGDQIVFGDAHNQPLQAHIYVDHPGLYKRVLKGGSIAAAEAYIDGWWEADDLTAVMQLMAENLNALDAFEDRSSWWVTRLYKVAHWLRDNSVTRAKENIHAHYDLGNEMYQLFLDKQMLYSSGIFLHNKASLEDAQENKMWRLCEQLQLKKSDHVLEIGSGWGAMAVYMAKHYGCRVTTTTISDAQYDYAKAAVKAAGLEDKVTLLKQDYRCLIGQFDKLVSIEMIEAVGKAYLPVFIEQCNALVKPGGLMAIQMITIADQRLDYYARNVDFIQKYVFPGGFLPSVTALLAQMTRYSRMVVRDIEDIGLDYATTLQHWRMRFESRLDDVRALGYDESFIRMWRYYLCYCEGGFLSRGISTVQMTFEKQK